Proteins from a genomic interval of Verrucomicrobiia bacterium:
- a CDS encoding substrate-binding domain-containing protein has translation MEQPDPFSSWLPPSSPREHQDARDATPDGALHLPKRVSLVDQTAATLKAWITSGMLLEVIPGELQLKRRLGVGRDTLRLALAILAREGWVTNPEKGCQRRVRSVPERKRSAAVMQQLPVTFLSPNAIETRVTLLEMQDTQTQLAAHGRHLRFVSPAALFQARNPERQLEQLVISNPSAAWVLFITNEAIQRWFEKRGIPAFLYELPYPGVNLPYVAPDWEGAAFHAALHLARNGHRLIGLLEFQERRPGIIADERGLERGLAAAGFGGRMIPFKDDRTPASVGRSLEIAFSLRERPTALVVSRASQLLTCYSWLAARGIRVPADVSLICLANDSWFTHLYPSITHYEPDSKLMSRSIAERVLDLVSTGQSQRKSMKIQLNFCPGGTVGTAPETGALLRSES, from the coding sequence TTGGAACAGCCCGATCCATTCAGTTCCTGGTTGCCCCCGTCTTCTCCCCGTGAGCATCAGGATGCTCGCGACGCGACGCCTGACGGGGCGTTGCACCTGCCGAAGCGCGTCAGCCTGGTCGATCAGACCGCCGCCACATTGAAGGCCTGGATTACTTCGGGCATGCTGCTGGAGGTCATCCCGGGTGAGTTGCAGTTGAAACGCCGGCTCGGCGTCGGACGCGATACGCTGCGGCTGGCATTGGCGATCCTGGCGCGGGAAGGCTGGGTAACGAATCCGGAGAAGGGTTGTCAGCGGCGTGTGCGCAGCGTGCCCGAACGCAAGCGTTCCGCGGCTGTCATGCAGCAGCTCCCCGTCACATTTCTGTCGCCGAACGCGATCGAGACGCGCGTCACACTGCTGGAAATGCAGGACACGCAAACCCAGCTTGCGGCGCACGGGCGGCACCTGCGGTTTGTATCGCCCGCGGCATTGTTCCAGGCCCGGAACCCTGAACGGCAGCTCGAACAACTGGTCATCAGCAACCCATCGGCCGCCTGGGTTTTGTTCATCACGAACGAAGCCATTCAACGATGGTTTGAAAAGCGTGGGATTCCGGCATTCCTTTACGAGCTGCCGTATCCTGGCGTGAACCTTCCGTATGTGGCGCCAGATTGGGAAGGCGCAGCGTTTCACGCGGCGCTGCATCTGGCCCGCAACGGACATCGGCTGATCGGGCTTCTGGAATTCCAGGAACGGCGCCCTGGAATCATCGCGGATGAACGCGGATTGGAACGCGGGCTCGCAGCGGCGGGTTTCGGTGGACGCATGATTCCATTCAAGGATGACCGCACGCCGGCGTCGGTGGGACGTTCCCTCGAAATCGCGTTTTCTTTGCGAGAGCGGCCGACGGCATTGGTCGTGAGCCGGGCATCACAGTTGTTGACTTGCTATTCATGGCTGGCGGCACGAGGTATTCGTGTGCCTGCTGACGTTTCCCTGATCTGCCTGGCGAACGACAGCTGGTTCACACATCTGTATCCGTCCATTACGCATTACGAGCCGGACTCGAAACTCATGTCGCGCAGCATTGCCGAGCGTGTGCTTGACCTGGTCTCGACGGGCCAATCGCAACGTAAATCGATGAAGATTCAATTGAACTTTTGTCCCGGCGGAACCGTTGGAACCGCGCCTGAAACCGGCGCGTTGCTTCGCTCTGAATCATGA